A region of the Arenibacter antarcticus genome:
TAATTATTATGGATCGGACTTTACCCCGGAAGGATTAGGGTATTGGATGTTGGGAACCAGTCCCGAAGCACCATTACAGGTTTATCTCTTGTTATTGCACCTAATTAGACAACCCGAATTTCAATTAAAATAACCCTCCCAATATGTGCGATACCCATAATATTCACCCCGAAAATGATCAAAAGGAAAATGGTCATGACTTTGAACATAAATATTGGAGTAGACGTTCTTTTCTGCAGGCCCTAGGGATTGCCGGATCGGGCTCCCTTATGTTGGGCAGTAATATGCTAACCGCCTCCGCACCATCGCCACTAACCGCTGCCATTGCAGCAGCAGAAACAGATAATATTCTAATACTGATACGTCTTACAGGTGGCAACGACGGACTCAGCACCATTATTCCAATTTCCCAATACGATACCTATGCCAATGCCAGACCCAACATATATCTCCCAGAAAGTAAGATATTAAGGCTAACCGATGAGTTTGGGGTACCTACTTATATGAAATCTTTAGAGCCTATGTGGAGCGAAGGCCAGTTTAAGGCTGTACATGGCGTAGGCTACGAAAATCAAAATCTATCCCATTTTACAGGATCAGATATTTTTGCCAATACAGACCTCAACTCCTCCGGGTTTAACAGATTGAATACCGGCTGGATGGGAAGGCATTTTGAAAATATATTCCCAGATTATTTGGTAAATCCGCCAGATGCCCCAGCCGCTATTCAAATTGGAAATTTTGGAAGTTTGGTATTTCAAGGGGAAGAAACCAATTATGCCTTTGTAACCTCCAATGTGGAACAGTTAGAACGAATTGCGGAAACAGGGGTGCAATACAGTTTGGATGAAAGCCTATTCAATAACTGTATGTATGGTGACCAGCTAAAGTTTTTAAGGGGAACAGCCAATACCACCTACGAATATTCTGGTAAGATACATGAAGCTTATGAACGTGGGCAAAATCAGGTAGAATATCAAAAAAATGGGTTCGCCAGACAACTTGCCCTTTTAGCCAGACTGATCAAAGGAAATTTGGGCACCAAGGTATATATGATAAGTATGGGCGGATTTGATACTCATGGGAACCAGCCTATGGTTCACGAGCGATTAATGTCTAATCTTTCTATTGCCGTCAATAACTTTTATGAGGATCTTTCCTTTACCCAACAAGATGAAAAGGTTTTGGGAATGACTTTCTCCGAATTCGGAAGACGAATCTATGAAAACGGTTCCAACGGGACAGATCACGGAAAAGCGGCGCCAACCCTCTTCTTTGGTTCTGGATTAAACGGTAGTGCCTTTGTGGGCGACCACCCTGCTCTAGATGACCCGGACGGCCGTGGCAACCTAGAATTTACCATGGATTTTAGAGATCTATATGCTACCG
Encoded here:
- a CDS encoding DUF1501 domain-containing protein encodes the protein MCDTHNIHPENDQKENGHDFEHKYWSRRSFLQALGIAGSGSLMLGSNMLTASAPSPLTAAIAAAETDNILILIRLTGGNDGLSTIIPISQYDTYANARPNIYLPESKILRLTDEFGVPTYMKSLEPMWSEGQFKAVHGVGYENQNLSHFTGSDIFANTDLNSSGFNRLNTGWMGRHFENIFPDYLVNPPDAPAAIQIGNFGSLVFQGEETNYAFVTSNVEQLERIAETGVQYSLDESLFNNCMYGDQLKFLRGTANTTYEYSGKIHEAYERGQNQVEYQKNGFARQLALLARLIKGNLGTKVYMISMGGFDTHGNQPMVHERLMSNLSIAVNNFYEDLSFTQQDEKVLGMTFSEFGRRIYENGSNGTDHGKAAPTLFFGSGLNGSAFVGDHPALDDPDGRGNLEFTMDFRDLYATVMAEWLCVPIPLVEQHLLDHPYTPVNLGFNCSGTDFPDIPYDDGQPTPPTTSTPPPTDGQVPDPELVNAIIHKPFYPTDQTPHIYLEMPFSAHVDIQLFNIMGQHLGTVYNEMMMEGSTEINIRERLPTSLASGKYIYRIQVQDKKLSKSIMVA